The Blastopirellula marina genome has a window encoding:
- a CDS encoding DEAD/DEAH box helicase — translation MALGFGLELGEWMEESTETKAAFAELAVLEDLFEGVDAQPRPYQVRIATKAIQALLSANADPFDEFAGSSASVLIESPTGSGKTVMGLAIAQWMQKHFGLSIGWVSMRRNLLSQAQAENIARGFDVKLELISMFDKDPPKVDMLIVDEAQHDAAMSMANLHCTIRPQYILGLTATPFRGDRVKLCFDHVIRDAGIHQLIQDGYLSEYHHYTIPEYTPGSVAETYASDIQRWGKSIVFFHRHDQCVECQEELTLRGIRSEIVTAKSDRDRQLAEFISGKLQVLINMNILTEGFDCPDLKTVFCRPSSKACTIQMCGRVFRKHASHAFKQVVQCQQTPHPILKTAAANEQYVWAGDQWNSLKMNRQIEAISQRSRRLIAGTQVRLPKLVAALKETRPMWEQRRNRF, via the coding sequence ATGGCTTTGGGATTTGGCCTGGAACTGGGTGAATGGATGGAAGAGTCGACCGAAACGAAGGCCGCTTTTGCGGAGCTGGCCGTGCTGGAAGACTTGTTCGAGGGTGTCGATGCTCAGCCGCGTCCGTACCAGGTACGCATCGCGACGAAAGCAATTCAAGCTCTGCTAAGTGCAAACGCGGATCCGTTTGACGAATTCGCGGGGTCGAGCGCCTCGGTCCTGATCGAAAGTCCCACGGGCAGCGGGAAGACGGTCATGGGCCTGGCAATCGCCCAGTGGATGCAAAAGCACTTCGGTCTGTCGATCGGCTGGGTTTCGATGCGACGCAATCTGCTCTCGCAAGCCCAGGCCGAGAACATCGCTCGCGGCTTCGATGTGAAGCTGGAACTGATCTCGATGTTCGATAAAGATCCTCCGAAAGTCGACATGCTGATCGTCGACGAAGCCCAGCACGACGCCGCGATGAGCATGGCCAACCTGCACTGCACCATACGCCCGCAGTACATCTTGGGCCTGACCGCCACCCCATTCCGCGGCGATCGCGTGAAGCTGTGCTTCGATCATGTCATTCGCGACGCAGGCATCCATCAATTGATTCAAGATGGTTACCTCAGCGAGTACCACCACTACACCATCCCTGAATATACCCCGGGATCCGTCGCTGAAACTTATGCGTCGGACATCCAGCGGTGGGGGAAGTCCATCGTCTTCTTCCACCGCCACGATCAATGTGTCGAATGCCAGGAAGAGCTTACGCTCCGCGGCATTCGCAGCGAAATCGTCACTGCCAAGAGTGACCGAGATCGGCAGTTGGCCGAGTTCATCTCCGGCAAGCTCCAGGTGCTGATCAACATGAACATCTTGACCGAAGGGTTCGACTGCCCTGACCTCAAGACGGTGTTCTGTCGTCCTTCGAGCAAGGCCTGCACCATTCAGATGTGCGGGCGAGTCTTCCGAAAGCATGCGAGCCACGCTTTCAAACAAGTCGTTCAGTGTCAACAAACGCCGCATCCGATTCTGAAAACGGCCGCGGCCAACGAGCAGTACGTGTGGGCCGGCGATCAGTGGAATAGCCTCAAGATGAACCGCCAGATCGAAGCGATCAGCCAGCGATCGCGACGGCTGATCGCCGGCACCCAGGTACGCTTGCCGAAGCTCGTCGCCGCCTTGAAAGAGACTCGGCCGATGTGGGAACAGCGGCGAAACCGGTTCTAA
- the ehuD gene encoding ectoine/hydroxyectoine ABC transporter permease subunit EhuD, which yields MWKWEVVWQVMPDIVSGLVVTLEAVAGGMILALLLGLLWAVMRRSKSHVISWPAWGVVEFVRSTPLLVQLFFVYYVMIDIVGRGFSPLMTGILVLGVHYSCYTAEVYRAGLDAVARGQWNAAKALNLTPYQTYRYVILPQAIPPILPNLGNYLIAMLKEAPLLSTITVLEILNEAKIFGNEHYRYLEPLTIVGVLFILLSLLAGLSVEWLRRRTAAMTS from the coding sequence ATGTGGAAGTGGGAAGTCGTCTGGCAAGTGATGCCCGATATTGTTAGCGGCCTGGTCGTTACGCTTGAAGCCGTCGCTGGCGGTATGATCCTGGCATTGCTGCTCGGGCTGCTATGGGCCGTGATGCGGCGATCGAAGTCGCACGTTATCAGTTGGCCGGCGTGGGGCGTGGTCGAGTTTGTCCGCAGTACGCCGCTGCTGGTGCAGTTGTTCTTCGTGTACTACGTGATGATCGATATCGTTGGGCGAGGCTTCTCGCCGCTGATGACCGGTATTCTGGTTCTCGGCGTCCATTACAGCTGCTACACGGCCGAGGTCTATCGGGCAGGGCTCGACGCCGTTGCCCGTGGCCAATGGAACGCCGCCAAGGCGCTCAACCTGACTCCGTACCAAACGTATCGCTACGTGATCCTTCCCCAGGCCATTCCCCCCATTCTGCCGAACCTGGGGAACTACCTGATTGCGATGCTCAAGGAAGCTCCGCTCCTGTCAACGATCACCGTTCTGGAAATCTTGAACGAAGCGAAGATCTTCGGCAACGAACATTACCGATACCTCGAACCCCTGACGATCGTGGGTGTACTGTTTATCCTGCTCAGCCTGTTGGCTGGCCTGTCGGTTGAATGGTTACGCCGGCGCACCGCGGCAATGACTTCATGA
- the ehuA gene encoding ectoine/hydroxyectoine ABC transporter ATP-binding protein EhuA produces the protein MSETTPQLQVRNLQKTYGPNQVLRGLNVDIQSGEKIAIIGPSGSGKSTLLRILMTLEAPNGGSVLVDGESVWTMQVNGHEKKADEAHLHQMRAKLGMVFQHFFLFPHLSVRQNLTLAPKLVNNVSGNVADETAMNLLKMVGMDAKADAYPAQLSGGQKQRVAIARALAMQPEIMLFDEVTSALDPELVHEVLNVLRQLAEKSDMTMLLVTHEMNFAREIADRVLFFDGGVILEEGPPSEIFTQPKQQRTQEFLKTVLEA, from the coding sequence ATGAGTGAAACCACACCCCAGCTCCAAGTTCGGAATCTGCAAAAGACGTACGGCCCCAACCAGGTGCTGCGGGGCCTGAACGTCGACATTCAGTCAGGCGAGAAGATCGCGATTATCGGCCCCAGTGGCTCTGGCAAAAGCACCCTGCTGCGCATTCTCATGACGCTGGAGGCCCCCAACGGCGGAAGCGTGCTGGTCGATGGCGAGTCCGTCTGGACAATGCAAGTCAACGGCCACGAGAAGAAAGCGGACGAAGCGCACCTACACCAGATGCGTGCGAAGCTGGGGATGGTCTTTCAGCACTTCTTTCTGTTTCCGCATCTCTCGGTACGTCAGAACCTGACTCTGGCACCGAAGCTGGTGAATAACGTCTCAGGCAATGTTGCGGACGAAACGGCCATGAACCTACTGAAAATGGTCGGCATGGACGCCAAGGCCGATGCCTACCCGGCGCAGCTTTCTGGCGGGCAAAAACAGCGTGTTGCAATCGCCAGGGCCCTGGCCATGCAGCCCGAGATCATGCTGTTTGACGAAGTCACCTCGGCCCTCGACCCGGAACTGGTGCATGAAGTACTGAACGTGCTGCGTCAACTGGCCGAAAAATCGGACATGACGATGCTGCTGGTCACGCACGAGATGAACTTTGCCCGCGAGATCGCCGACCGCGTGCTGTTCTTCGACGGAGGCGTCATCCTGGAAGAAGGTCCCCCTAGCGAGATCTTCACCCAGCCGAAGCAGCAGCGCACGCAAGAATTTCTCAAGACCGTACTAGAAGCCTAA
- the ehuB gene encoding ectoine/hydroxyectoine ABC transporter substrate-binding protein EhuB — MFDEKKSEISLTGVLALLILSACLGAIFWQANHANTSADATLARIQKAGTVRIGFANEAPYGYLDTSSGKVTGEAPEIAKAILKRMGVEHVEPIVADFGSLIPGLKAKRFDIIAAGMYITPTRAQEISFSNPSYAIGESFIVKAGNPLELHGYEDVRDNPNAKLGVMGGSVEQGYARDMGVDDRQVLVFSDYNSAILGLKGGQIDAVAATDLTVNDLLQKQASDEIEKATDFHDPVIDGQSIRGYGAFGFRQEDVALRERFDEELAQFIGSPEHLQLVKRFGFDQSTLPGNMTAKELSKAP; from the coding sequence ATGTTCGATGAAAAAAAGTCGGAGATTTCGTTAACCGGTGTATTAGCACTGCTAATACTGTCAGCATGCCTGGGCGCAATCTTTTGGCAGGCTAATCACGCTAATACCAGTGCTGACGCGACCTTAGCGCGGATTCAAAAGGCCGGGACCGTCCGCATTGGATTCGCCAACGAAGCCCCCTACGGCTACCTCGATACCTCTTCCGGAAAAGTAACCGGCGAGGCCCCCGAAATCGCGAAAGCAATTCTGAAGCGAATGGGTGTCGAGCACGTCGAACCCATTGTGGCTGACTTTGGTTCGCTTATCCCAGGCCTGAAAGCGAAAAGGTTCGATATCATCGCGGCTGGCATGTACATCACCCCGACCAGGGCCCAAGAGATCTCCTTTTCGAATCCTTCCTATGCGATCGGCGAATCGTTCATTGTGAAGGCCGGCAACCCGCTCGAACTCCACGGATATGAAGACGTGCGCGACAATCCCAACGCCAAGCTCGGCGTCATGGGGGGCAGCGTCGAGCAAGGTTATGCCCGCGACATGGGGGTCGATGACAGACAGGTGCTCGTCTTCTCCGACTACAACAGCGCGATCCTGGGGCTCAAAGGAGGTCAGATCGATGCCGTCGCCGCAACCGACCTGACGGTCAACGATCTGCTGCAGAAGCAGGCCAGCGACGAAATCGAAAAGGCAACAGACTTTCACGATCCGGTCATTGATGGTCAATCGATTCGCGGTTACGGTGCGTTCGGCTTTCGCCAGGAAGACGTCGCGCTTCGCGAGCGGTTCGACGAAGAACTCGCCCAGTTCATTGGCTCGCCAGAACATTTGCAACTGGTCAAGAGATTCGGGTTCGACCAGTCGACCCTGCCAGGCAACATGACCGCAAAGGAATTGTCGAAAGCACCGTGA
- the ehuC gene encoding ectoine/hydroxyectoine ABC transporter permease subunit EhuC — protein MSNLPPPFDLLPFLLQGLWITLFITLGGCAVAIVLSVLFGVWSKSTDPILRWLSAIYITVFRGASALILLYWFYFAMPELTNIRLDAITTGILVLGANVGAYGAEVVRASLDAVPKGQYQAAAALNLNRWQTMRYVIFPQAILSMIPPFGNLMIELLKGTALVSTITVTDLTLQGKFLRDDTHRSLEIFGLLLVIYFLLSMTITAVFRVLEHRYSQGRDYGGGN, from the coding sequence GTGAGCAACCTTCCCCCTCCTTTCGATCTCCTACCCTTCCTCCTGCAAGGGCTCTGGATCACCCTCTTCATCACGCTGGGCGGCTGCGCGGTGGCGATCGTTCTGTCGGTGCTGTTTGGTGTATGGAGCAAATCGACTGATCCGATTTTGCGCTGGCTGAGCGCCATCTATATCACCGTCTTTCGCGGGGCCAGTGCGCTGATCCTGTTGTACTGGTTCTATTTCGCGATGCCGGAACTGACGAACATCCGCCTCGATGCCATCACTACCGGCATCCTGGTGCTGGGCGCGAATGTCGGAGCCTACGGAGCGGAAGTCGTAAGGGCCAGTCTCGATGCGGTTCCCAAAGGGCAGTACCAGGCCGCCGCAGCGCTAAACCTCAACCGCTGGCAAACGATGCGCTACGTCATCTTTCCGCAAGCGATCCTGAGCATGATTCCCCCGTTTGGCAATCTGATGATCGAACTGCTGAAAGGGACGGCCCTGGTCTCGACGATCACCGTCACCGACCTCACCCTGCAAGGGAAGTTTCTGCGCGATGATACGCATCGATCGCTGGAAATCTTCGGGCTGCTGTTGGTGATCTACTTCCTGCTATCGATGACCATTACCGCGGTCTTCCGCGTGCTCGAGCATCGTTATTCCCAAGGCCGCGACTATGGAGGAGGGAACTAA
- a CDS encoding MarC family protein: MPSQALIDSTTLLLVLLNPFLLCIYLLDLIQGLDTRGFARMMIQAGLISAAIYFGFAVVGDTIFTTIFKVRYESFLLFGGIVFLLVSIRLVMNGSTALKSLRGDKPHGAEGTALPFMLGPGTISASIVTGAKVSIPEAAGAIAFSVFVCVVSIIILKWIHDMIRKRHEAIMERYLDTIGRIMALLTGTIAVDMILNGLGQWLETGAS, translated from the coding sequence ATGCCTAGCCAAGCACTGATCGATTCCACGACGTTACTGTTGGTTCTGCTGAATCCCTTCCTGTTATGCATCTACCTGTTGGACCTGATTCAGGGGCTCGATACCCGCGGCTTTGCGCGGATGATGATTCAAGCCGGCCTGATCAGCGCGGCCATCTACTTCGGCTTCGCGGTCGTCGGTGACACGATCTTCACCACGATCTTCAAAGTCCGTTACGAATCGTTCCTGCTGTTTGGTGGGATTGTCTTTTTGCTGGTTTCGATTCGTCTGGTGATGAACGGCAGCACGGCCCTCAAATCGCTGCGCGGCGATAAACCACACGGGGCGGAAGGGACGGCATTACCCTTCATGCTGGGGCCTGGCACCATCAGCGCGTCGATCGTCACCGGTGCGAAAGTCAGCATCCCGGAAGCAGCCGGGGCGATTGCCTTCTCGGTGTTTGTGTGCGTCGTCTCGATCATCATCCTGAAGTGGATCCACGACATGATCCGCAAGCGTCACGAAGCGATCATGGAACGCTATCTCGACACGATCGGCCGCATCATGGCCCTGCTCACCGGCACGATCGCCGTTGATATGATCCTCAACGGCCTGGGGCAGTGGCTGGAGACCGGGGCAAGTTAG
- the ectA gene encoding diaminobutyrate acetyltransferase, with translation MNIRKPRVEDGAQLRRLVAGSEEIDDNSCYLYLLLCQDFADTCIVAEVDGSIVGFVTGYTPPTRPTSLFVWQVVVAPEARRQGLAKRMLEALIAQFPGEKLEWVEATITPDNQPSRRLFDALARSMHTEIAFTPYFLAEHFGTFAHDPEELCRVGPIGPNRKRS, from the coding sequence ATGAACATCCGGAAACCCCGCGTCGAAGATGGCGCGCAGCTTCGTAGATTGGTGGCAGGCAGCGAAGAGATCGATGACAACTCGTGTTATCTCTATCTGCTGTTGTGCCAGGATTTCGCCGACACGTGTATCGTGGCGGAAGTCGATGGATCGATAGTTGGCTTTGTGACCGGTTACACCCCACCGACGCGGCCGACTTCCTTATTTGTATGGCAGGTGGTAGTCGCACCGGAAGCGAGACGCCAGGGTTTAGCCAAGCGAATGCTAGAAGCACTGATTGCTCAATTTCCTGGTGAGAAGCTCGAGTGGGTCGAGGCGACGATTACGCCTGACAACCAGCCATCTCGCCGACTCTTTGATGCCCTGGCACGTTCTATGCATACGGAAATCGCGTTTACGCCGTATTTCCTTGCCGAGCACTTCGGAACCTTTGCCCATGACCCGGAAGAACTTTGTCGGGTCGGCCCCATTGGCCCCAACCGAAAGAGATCATGA
- a CDS encoding DUF6940 family protein: MCQFQIQQLNERRGLHVQIEAAGTRLTFQEVAQRWQADPHFCQQFNQTLADAPYVAFRWELPGLVEGSFTQPFECVVAESLELRQTAKSSAFDEHFTGEQQVVTFPNLRGDAILVVPEPLAENDAYPHLAAFVRHASSGQQCLLWQAVGTTWEKRISAKPVWLSTAGAGVPWLHVRLDDRPKYYSYGPYRDVRASR; the protein is encoded by the coding sequence ATGTGCCAATTTCAAATTCAGCAGCTGAACGAGCGACGCGGACTGCATGTGCAGATTGAAGCGGCAGGCACGCGATTGACGTTTCAGGAAGTGGCTCAGCGGTGGCAGGCCGATCCGCATTTCTGCCAGCAGTTCAATCAGACGCTGGCCGATGCCCCGTACGTCGCGTTTCGCTGGGAGTTGCCGGGGCTGGTCGAAGGGAGTTTTACCCAGCCGTTCGAGTGCGTGGTGGCCGAGAGCCTGGAACTGCGTCAAACGGCGAAGTCGTCGGCGTTTGACGAGCACTTTACCGGCGAACAGCAGGTCGTCACGTTCCCGAACCTACGCGGCGATGCGATTTTGGTGGTACCGGAACCGTTGGCAGAAAACGATGCGTACCCGCACCTGGCCGCGTTCGTTCGTCATGCTTCGTCAGGGCAGCAATGCTTACTTTGGCAGGCCGTGGGAACGACCTGGGAGAAGCGAATCAGCGCGAAGCCAGTCTGGCTCAGCACGGCCGGGGCCGGTGTGCCGTGGCTGCATGTGCGACTGGATGATCGGCCGAAGTATTATTCGTATGGGCCGTATCGGGACGTTCGGGCAAGTCGTTAG
- a CDS encoding YraN family protein, which produces MLTWIRSFWKPKSLGQRGESLACRYLRRQGYTIVARQDRTRLGEIDIIAVHQRTVVFVEVKTRAGDEKGTPTQAVNTEKQERLTRAALAYMRRHDLLGNCAARFDVIAIVWPGDQAKPTINHIENAFEPTGQFQMFS; this is translated from the coding sequence ATGTTGACTTGGATTCGCAGCTTCTGGAAACCCAAGTCGCTCGGCCAGCGGGGCGAGTCGCTGGCCTGCCGTTACCTTCGCCGCCAAGGCTACACGATCGTGGCCCGGCAAGATCGGACGCGGCTGGGGGAAATCGATATCATCGCGGTCCACCAGCGAACGGTCGTCTTCGTCGAAGTCAAAACCAGGGCCGGCGACGAAAAGGGAACACCCACCCAGGCGGTCAACACCGAGAAGCAAGAACGCCTCACCCGCGCGGCCTTAGCGTACATGCGACGGCACGATCTACTAGGCAACTGCGCCGCCCGCTTCGATGTCATCGCAATCGTCTGGCCAGGCGATCAAGCGAAGCCCACGATCAACCATATCGAAAACGCCTTCGAACCGACCGGGCAGTTTCAAATGTTTTCGTAA
- a CDS encoding DUF932 domain-containing protein, whose product MRWNFEYGHARVSDFRVQAERDLKSGRVDVTGIELFGEKLRPTKRFWKSMFMRFGFSESVFRYFDHGEVFQRISEKSPNDAVRFCLERGGAKGPRLLSVSNPKRPVITHEEVRGLLDQYDGKDIKYTEGVITSTHRPRSGDCDFEIGGDRFKHRFVMETPIDGFSQPKIYLSFLRMLCSNGAIGYSRAFRSDISLGKDIGHCISRALESYDNGEGYAGLRQRFESSQTSWASLNECNKLYKLLFKWDRSKSFDRPNVLTDFHRLTGRMNQLYGLTNLDALSEKRLRVLPAKCRVYDLVNFASEVATHHADEAASRTLQAYIGSLISDEYDMEGTAGEGTEFADFFVTDEKSSAALMN is encoded by the coding sequence ATGCGATGGAATTTTGAATACGGACATGCTCGCGTTTCTGATTTTCGTGTCCAGGCCGAGCGAGACCTCAAGTCAGGCCGCGTCGATGTGACCGGCATCGAACTATTCGGCGAGAAGCTTCGCCCGACCAAACGATTCTGGAAGTCGATGTTCATGCGGTTCGGCTTTTCGGAAAGTGTCTTCCGCTACTTCGATCATGGCGAAGTCTTTCAGCGGATCTCCGAGAAATCCCCCAACGATGCGGTTCGTTTTTGCCTGGAACGGGGCGGAGCGAAAGGGCCGCGATTGCTTTCGGTCAGTAACCCGAAACGACCGGTGATCACGCACGAGGAAGTTCGCGGACTGTTGGATCAATACGACGGCAAGGACATCAAGTACACCGAAGGAGTCATCACCAGCACGCATCGCCCCCGTAGCGGCGACTGCGATTTTGAAATCGGCGGCGACCGCTTCAAACATCGCTTTGTGATGGAAACGCCGATCGATGGTTTCAGCCAACCGAAGATCTACCTTTCGTTTTTGCGGATGCTGTGCAGCAACGGAGCGATCGGCTACAGCCGCGCGTTTCGTAGCGACATTAGCCTGGGCAAGGACATCGGCCACTGCATCTCGCGTGCCTTGGAAAGCTACGATAACGGCGAAGGGTACGCCGGACTGCGGCAGCGGTTTGAAAGCTCGCAAACATCGTGGGCTTCGCTGAACGAATGCAACAAGCTGTACAAGCTGCTGTTCAAGTGGGACCGCTCGAAGTCGTTCGATCGTCCCAACGTACTGACCGACTTCCACCGCCTGACCGGCCGCATGAACCAACTATACGGGCTCACCAACCTGGATGCCCTCAGCGAAAAACGCCTGCGGGTGCTGCCGGCCAAGTGCCGCGTGTACGACCTGGTCAACTTCGCCAGCGAAGTCGCCACCCACCACGCCGATGAAGCGGCCTCGCGCACGCTGCAAGCCTACATCGGCAGTCTCATTTCCGACGAATACGACATGGAAGGTACCGCTGGCGAAGGAACCGAGTTCGCCGATTTCTTCGTGACCGACGAGAAATCGTCAGCCGCCTTAATGAACTGA
- a CDS encoding amidase, which yields MQRTSPKLWQHGAAQLAHLIASREVSAVEVIAAHIDRINTVNPHINALTETFFDQATATAKRLDDDPSLHANQPLRGVPISIKECFLVAGGKSTLGMTTPAVQHTHDGIHVARLREAGGIVLGMTNVPQMMIIHETRNPVFGTTNNPWNLERSVGGSSGGEAAILAAGGTALGLGSDLGGSIRLPSHFCGIAGLKPTSRRLLRSGAVENLRGMAWLEYQPGPMARHVADLRLAMQVLARQQANMKWSDPEVAPLGFDPQASTDISSLRIGVYADDGFFPPCPAVKRAIAEGIEGLTARGATIVTLEPPKTLDLLKSYFAIASADGGRDFRRMLKGSRLDPEIARLVRLAALPRWLRPLIAMLVLAPFGKRKMSALFQASGPRSANSLWQITYQAACQVREVFQSWDNAGVDAVLCPTHATPALLPDSAVDMMPAASYSVVMNLLGVPCGNVPATRVRAEETSDRSGNLDASEQMAAKIERGSAGLPVGVQVAGRFWREDQVLSVMEALESHYRTLPDFPAISHLPKFGND from the coding sequence ATGCAACGAACATCCCCCAAGCTCTGGCAGCACGGTGCCGCTCAACTGGCTCACCTCATCGCGTCGCGCGAGGTCTCGGCGGTGGAGGTGATCGCGGCCCATATCGATCGTATCAATACGGTCAATCCGCACATCAACGCGCTGACCGAAACGTTCTTCGACCAGGCCACCGCCACGGCCAAGCGACTGGACGACGATCCCTCCCTGCATGCCAACCAGCCGCTGCGGGGTGTGCCGATATCGATCAAAGAATGTTTCCTCGTCGCCGGCGGCAAGAGCACGCTGGGGATGACGACACCTGCGGTTCAGCACACCCACGATGGCATCCATGTCGCTCGGCTGCGTGAAGCTGGCGGCATTGTCCTGGGGATGACCAACGTCCCGCAGATGATGATCATCCACGAGACACGTAACCCGGTCTTCGGCACCACCAACAACCCTTGGAACCTGGAGCGTAGCGTCGGCGGAAGCAGCGGCGGCGAGGCCGCGATTCTGGCCGCTGGCGGAACGGCCCTCGGCCTGGGAAGCGACCTGGGAGGAAGCATTCGCCTGCCAAGTCACTTCTGCGGCATCGCCGGACTGAAGCCCACCTCGCGGCGACTGCTACGCAGCGGAGCAGTCGAGAACCTTCGCGGGATGGCGTGGCTTGAATACCAGCCAGGGCCTATGGCACGGCACGTGGCCGACCTGCGGCTGGCCATGCAGGTACTCGCCCGGCAACAAGCCAACATGAAGTGGAGCGACCCCGAAGTTGCCCCGCTCGGCTTCGACCCGCAGGCCTCGACCGACATCAGCTCACTCCGCATTGGCGTCTATGCCGACGATGGTTTCTTCCCTCCCTGCCCTGCCGTGAAACGTGCGATCGCAGAAGGGATCGAAGGCCTGACCGCGCGTGGTGCCACGATCGTCACGCTCGAACCACCCAAGACACTCGACCTGCTGAAATCGTACTTCGCGATTGCCAGCGCCGATGGTGGCCGCGATTTTCGTCGCATGCTGAAGGGAAGCAGGCTCGATCCGGAAATCGCCCGCCTGGTTCGCCTGGCCGCACTACCCCGTTGGCTGCGTCCCTTGATCGCCATGCTGGTGCTCGCTCCGTTTGGCAAACGCAAAATGTCGGCTCTCTTTCAGGCATCGGGGCCTCGTTCGGCCAATTCGCTGTGGCAGATTACCTACCAGGCCGCTTGTCAGGTTCGCGAAGTCTTCCAGTCCTGGGACAACGCAGGCGTCGATGCCGTCCTGTGTCCCACGCACGCGACCCCTGCTCTGCTACCAGACAGCGCCGTCGATATGATGCCGGCGGCCAGCTACAGCGTCGTGATGAACCTCTTGGGTGTTCCGTGCGGAAACGTTCCGGCGACACGCGTTCGCGCGGAGGAAACCTCTGATCGAAGCGGCAATCTCGATGCCAGCGAGCAAATGGCCGCGAAGATCGAACGCGGCAGTGCCGGGTTACCGGTCGGCGTGCAAGTCGCCGGACGCTTCTGGCGTGAAGACCAGGTACTTAGTGTGATGGAAGCACTCGAATCGCATTACCGCACGCTGCCCGATTTCCCTGCTATCTCGCACCTTCCCAAGTTCGGTAACGATTAG